One stretch of Mycolicibacterium fallax DNA includes these proteins:
- a CDS encoding LLM class flavin-dependent oxidoreductase, giving the protein MKFGVCEQTLHSRLGPMAVVESGYRTAKLGGADSFWLPDHLNNLLPQSLMTTKHSGAAKWIPNIDAVVEPWTALGYLAGRHRYQRPLLGTAVTDTGRRNPAVTAQAAATLHLMTRGRTILGIGTGEREGNEPYGVDWSKPVARFEEAMATIRALWDSNGQLVDRDSEWFPLKNASFRLPPYKGKWPEIWIASHGPRMLRATGRYADAWFPVGIVSPEQYGEGLQKVREAADDANRDPQSITPANTQFVVTGRSSDEVDEALNSVLIRAFALNIPAWAWAEHGVQHPLGENFGGFQDILPQTFDEQSALAYAAAVPTSLIKQFVLTGTPDEVVDRISVWREHGVRYPVLINASSMQEKLSRGLKAALPFVQILRRIRKM; this is encoded by the coding sequence ATGAAGTTCGGTGTGTGTGAACAGACATTGCATAGCCGGTTGGGGCCGATGGCAGTCGTCGAATCGGGCTATCGGACCGCCAAATTAGGCGGTGCAGATTCCTTCTGGTTGCCAGACCATCTCAACAACCTATTACCGCAATCGTTGATGACGACAAAGCACAGTGGCGCGGCGAAGTGGATACCAAACATCGACGCAGTAGTGGAACCGTGGACGGCGCTCGGGTACCTCGCCGGACGCCACCGGTACCAACGGCCGCTCTTGGGAACTGCGGTTACCGATACGGGTCGACGAAATCCGGCCGTGACCGCCCAGGCCGCGGCAACCCTGCATCTGATGACCCGCGGCCGAACGATTCTAGGAATCGGAACCGGCGAGCGCGAAGGCAACGAGCCATATGGTGTCGACTGGTCCAAGCCGGTAGCGAGGTTCGAAGAAGCCATGGCAACCATTCGCGCACTGTGGGACTCGAATGGGCAACTGGTAGACCGCGATTCAGAGTGGTTTCCTCTGAAAAACGCTTCATTCAGGCTGCCGCCGTACAAGGGCAAGTGGCCCGAAATCTGGATTGCCTCGCACGGCCCGCGAATGCTCCGCGCAACCGGTCGTTATGCCGATGCGTGGTTCCCGGTGGGAATTGTGAGCCCCGAACAGTACGGAGAAGGGCTGCAGAAGGTTCGGGAGGCCGCCGACGACGCGAACCGCGACCCACAATCGATCACTCCGGCGAACACCCAGTTCGTTGTAACCGGCCGCAGCTCCGATGAAGTCGATGAAGCGTTGAACTCGGTGCTCATACGAGCATTCGCCCTCAACATTCCCGCCTGGGCATGGGCCGAGCACGGCGTGCAGCACCCGCTTGGCGAGAACTTCGGAGGCTTCCAAGACATCTTGCCGCAAACCTTCGATGAGCAGAGCGCGCTGGCGTACGCGGCAGCAGTGCCGACGTCCCTGATCAAGCAGTTCGTTCTGACGGGGACGCCTGACGAGGTTGTGGATCGGATCTCCGTGTGGCGCGAGCACGGTGTTCGATATCCAGTGCTCATCAATGCAAGTAGTATGCAAGAAAAGCTGAGTCGGGGCCTCAAGGCGGCGCTGCCCTTCGTGCAGATACTGCGGCGAATCCGCAAGATGTGA
- a CDS encoding tyrosine-type recombinase/integrase, translating into MKAQRQTGAKNPVGASATTQAAALANLTVQEAGERLTLDWTQPYRHATFYKAVFRPAVVRAIRAATGLKDEAAAPPPGLTWHALRHTYASLMIAAGRPPLEVARFMGHAKVTTTLGVYAHLYEDGHVDAMAALGAMEAEPRCGPNVVSLWG; encoded by the coding sequence TTGAAGGCGCAACGACAGACCGGCGCCAAGAACCCCGTAGGCGCGTCGGCAACGACCCAAGCGGCAGCCCTGGCCAACCTCACGGTCCAGGAAGCAGGGGAGCGGTTGACGCTCGACTGGACCCAGCCCTACCGGCACGCCACCTTCTACAAGGCCGTGTTCCGGCCTGCGGTAGTGCGGGCTATTCGGGCCGCGACGGGGTTGAAGGATGAGGCCGCAGCACCACCCCCAGGGCTCACGTGGCACGCGCTCCGACACACCTACGCGAGCCTGATGATCGCGGCGGGACGACCACCGTTGGAGGTTGCCCGGTTCATGGGTCACGCGAAGGTCACCACGACGCTCGGGGTCTACGCCCATTTGTACGAGGACGGCCACGTTGACGCGATGGCGGCACTTGGAGCAATGGAGGCCGAGCCGAGATGCGGCCCGAACGTGGTGTCGCTCTGGGGTTAG